A section of the Branchiostoma lanceolatum isolate klBraLanc5 chromosome 19, klBraLanc5.hap2, whole genome shotgun sequence genome encodes:
- the LOC136425411 gene encoding microfibril-associated glycoprotein 4-like: protein MAPAFPRLSTFVLTLVSLSSARLVEEPLSNEKCECNPVINCGNPVVNCGNENALRAELEQIKIAMDQLPQMIADWPKANVNDTKADKPQDCQDIIDNDETTPSGVYMVYPRDNLGGFLVFCDMDTDGGGWTLFQRRQDGTVDFYRNWRDYKTGFPSNLNGEFWLGNDNLYRLAVQKVYQLRVDMEDVEGNTAYAAYDTFAISPESQNYKLLIGTYSGTAGDSLSYHNGRPFSTKDKDNDEHSSSCALVHKGAWWYGECRHSNLNSLYHLGPHESYADGVNWKDWKGNKYSLKRTEMKIRPTP, encoded by the exons ATGGCTCCAGCATTTCCTCGCCTCTCAACGTTCGTTCTGACTCTTGTGTCTCTGTCGAGTGCTCGGCTAGTCGAAGAGCCACTGTCGAACGAGAAATGTGAGTGTAACCCTGTGATCAATTGTGGGAATCCGGTAGTGAATTGTGGGAACGAGAACGCACTGAGAGCAGAGTTGGAGCAGATCAAAATCGCCATGGACCAACTTCCGCAGATGATAGCTGATTGGCCTAAAG CTAACGTCAACGACACAAAAGCTGATAAACCCCAAGACTGCCAGGATATCATTGACAACGACGAGACCACTCCCAGCGGCGTGTACATGGTTTATCCACGGGACAACCTGGGCGGCTTCCTGGTCTTCTGTGATATGGACACGGACGGAGGCGGATGGACG CTGTTCCAAAGACGCCAAGACGGAACAGTGGACTTTTACAGGAACTGGAGGGACTACAAGACCGGCTTCCCTTCCAACCTGAACGGCGAGTTCTGGCTGGGGAACGACAACTTGTACCGCCTGGCTGTGCAGAAAGTCTACCAACTCAGGGTGGATATGGAGGATGTGGAGGGGAACACGGCGTACGCGGCTTACGACACGTTTGCCATCTCGCCAGAATCACAGAACTACAAGCTCCTCATAGGGACTTACAGCGGTACTGCAG GAGATAGCCTGTCCTATCATAATGGAAggccattcagtaccaaggacaaagaCAACGACGAGCACTCGTCCAGCTGTGCTCTGGTACATAAAGGAGCGTGGTGGTACGGTGAATGCCGCCACTCTAACCTAAACAGCCTGTACCACCTGGGTCCTCACGAAAGCTACGCCGACGGCGTCAACTGGAAGGATTGGAAGGGCAACAAATATTCCTTAAAGCGCACGGAGATGAAAATCCGACCAACGCCATAA